ACTGGGAGATACACCAGCCAAGCTCAGGACAGACGCCCCCACAGCCAAGGTGTGGTTCAGCTGGATAACAGAGGCCCTGTCCTGGGCATGCATCCAGCTGGGAATGATGGAAGGTTAGGAAGGTCCCTGGCCCCCACTCCCAGTTCCAAGGCTGCCCCCCAACCAGGGCCAGGGGTCCTGGCCATCTCGGGACACCCCAGGGTGAGGGGGGAAGAGGCCGTcaaaggtggggtggggagccAGCCCCGCCTCACGTGCCCTTGGGGCTGTTAGCCTTGTTGTACTCATTCATTAGCTGTTCGTAAGGCACGGAGAGCTCAGACTCGGTGCTGGTGAAGGTGGACTCGTCGGAGGAGGGGAACTCGCCCATGTTCAGGGGTGCCTTGGCTTCGGCCCCCTGCTGGGGGCTCTCCTCCCCTGCCAAGTTGTCCTCTAGCGAGGACTTGGAGGTCTCCTCGTCCGAGAGGCCAGCCTCCGCGTTCACGAAGGTGATGCTGGCGTCCTGGAAGATGAGTGGGTGGTAGTCCTGGGCGTCCCATAGCTCGCATTCCTCGCTGATGCGGTCCAGCTGGTTCATGAACACCTCGGGGGCAGGGGAGCTGTCTTCAGGGGCCCGTGCCACGGCCTCCTCATCTGGGGGCCTTGATATGTGGCCTTTGCTCCTCAGTGTCTGTGACACCTCTTCCAAGGTGGGCACCCGGTTCTTGGAGTAGACCACCAGGGGCGCCAGGGAAGGGGGCAGTGCTGGGAGCCCACCGCCTTGAGGCCCCAGCCCTGGGCCAGGGCCCGTCTCCCCACCCCCGCTTGTCTTCATGGCCTTCTTCCCGATCTGCTTGATGAGGTCGTTGTAGGTCTCTTCCTTCTTGGAAAGAAAGCTGAAGATGTTGACGTCCTTGGAGGCTGTGCTTCCCTTCACCTGCAAGGCCTTCCGGGAGTGTGGGGAGCTCTCAAAGGACTCCTTCCGTCGCCGCCGCCGCTTCTTAATGGCTTTATGGACTTCCACAAACATGCTCACCTTCCAGTTGACAAAAAGGGACAGCCAGGCCAGCCCCAAGTAGATCCAGAGCTCCACGAAGTAGCGGTACAGGGCGTGGTAGTTGGCGCTGGGGTTCACACCTGAGCAGACAGGCAGTCCAGAGGTCAGAGAGTTAGCAGGGCCTGGGAAATGTGCAATGGCCAATGCTGTGTGATCTGAGCAGGAGTCAGGCCAGAGCACAGGATGGGGGTGCAGTGGGATAGAAAGGGGCCTATTCTAGACCCTGGACTATCCCATCTTCCCAAAGGGCTTGGGCCCACCGTCATTCATGACCCCATCCCAGTATCCAGCCTgtctctgagtcttggtttcctAAACTACAAAAAGTCaagacaggccaggcgcggtggctcacgcctgcaatcccagcactttgggaggtcaaggcaggtagatcacttgaggtcaggagtttgagaccagcctgaccaacatggtgaaaccccgtctccactaacaatacaataattagccgggcatggtggcaggcacctgtaatcccagctactcaggaggcttgaacctgggaggtggaggttgcagtgagccaagatcacaccactgccactcaagcctgggcagcagacagagactccgtctcaaaaaaaaaaaaaaaaaagtcaagacagTGACTCTTTGAAGGAAGCTAAAGGGGTTTTGGGGGACTGGCAATGTAACCAACACACAGGTCAAGAAATAGTTCATGAGtatttatttgcctttctgttGATTCTTCTACCATCCCTATCCCCAGCTGTTCTGTGTATATGGTACagttcacttaaaaactgaaaggatggATATTACACAAGGGACCCCCCAGCACCCTCCAAGCTGGGGCTAGACTCACACTGGTGGATTACAAACAAGGCTGGTGGTTAGGTCAGGATGACCCAGGAAGCACCCACCCTGGCAGGAAATACTTTGAACCATTgaaccatttttattttccttgaaggTCTGGTCTGCCTTCCTGACTTCCTCCTTCTGGCTTCCTCAAATCAGCTCTCCCTTGACCTGGAGGAGGGCTCTGTCTGCTCCACATCCCCCTCCTGTTGCAGGGAGCCTTCCTGGATTACCCTCTACAGCTCTGAAGGTTCTTCTACACTCCAGGATTATTTGAAATGTCATTTACGACTACATGTACAGGCATGTTGACCCATATTCCATTTGCCCCCTCGACTAGATACAAGAGCAACTTACAGAAGGGTCCTGGAGGAAGGGGGCTACCTCTTTCATCAGACTAGAGGTTCCTCTAGGTGCTGTCACCCGGTCGGTTCTCCTCCTCTGACCGGGCTCAGATAGCAGGTGCCCTGAGTGGTTCTGTTAATCCTGCTCAAGGCTCTCAATCACAAGCAGAGTTTCATGATGACAGTAATGGGGGCACACACTGATATAGCCAGGCCCTACCCTCAACACTCAtgaatagttattatttttactaattttacagatgagaaagctgaggcagggttTGGTGTCTTGCTGGTGCTGAGAAAGTATGGCTAAATGTACATCTGTACTTCCCTAATACCAGAGGCATCTCCTTAGCCTGCTCTGGGCCTCAAGGGCTGGACAATGGCAGGGTTGTGCCTTGTCCAAATGTACTGCCCAGGACAGCAGGCCCAGACTTGCTAGGGTCAGGGGAGTGTTTGTGCCTCTCTTTCCTGTTCCTCCCCCAACTCAGCCAACTGCTCCCAGATGCCACATACCTCAAGTACAAGGCTAGTGGTCTCCCACTGCCCTCTGGGCAAAAGGGAGGGGGTAGAGAACCGAGGCCTCTGGAGCAGAAGTTGAGGTTGCTGGGTCAACAGGGTCAAACAGGGTGTCAAGAAGATTAAGAACCAAGATGCTGTGCAGGCCACAAACACAAATTTGTGCATGGCTGGGGCCAGCTGGTGACAGGCCTTCAGACAAAGGGGCCAAAGAACCTCATCGCTTCCCTGGATTAAGGAGGGAGTgtcagggctgggggcagggcagCTGGGGAGAAGGCCTCCCTTGTCTTTAAGCTTGCTATAGCAGGAACAAAGCCCCAGGCCTCTGAGCCATGCCTCCAGGACAGCTCCCTCAGCTCTTGTGAAAGGTGAAAGGCTGCTGAGGGCGTGGAGGGGGTGCTGGTGGGCTCAGGGGCTCCCTGGGTAACAGGTATCAACCATGCAGGCAGAAGGCCCTACTTGCAAGCCCTCCATGAAGCCAAGCTCAGGAGTCATGGGAGAACAGAGGGAGAGGAGATCAGAGACTgagcagagaggaaaggaggaggaaaaaagtcATGTCCGAGAAAGGGAACCAGAGAGAAAAGAGTCTTCTGCCATTACTCCAGGTCTTGGTTTCCTCTTGCAACTGGCAGAGTGGGTTGACAATCCCACTGGGTAATAGAAGTGCCCAGAACATGGAACCCTACCACGGGCACCCCCAACATAGGTCTGCTGCGCTGAAaccaaagaagcagaaaaagaggtgggaggctgaggcagggactCACCGGCCACAAAGTCACCGAAGCCAATGGTGGAGATGGTGATGAAGGAGTAGTAGAGGCCCTCGATGTAGTTCCACCCCTCGGTCACCATGAACACGAAGGGTGGGATCACCAGGTGGACCAGGACGCCCCACACGATGAAGATGACTGTGCACGTGATCTGCGCCTTCCGCTGATGGGGAGCAGAAGGCCAAGTCAGATAACAGTGGAGACTTGGAGACTTGGAAACCCAGCAAAGGCACCCGGAGGGCTAGGGAGTCAGCTAGAGGAGAGGCTAGCTGGGTACCCAGCCTGACCCAGGAGAGCAAGGAGCTGTGAAACTACCCTCTTGCCATCTGTCCTTACATCCCTGGTCCAATTCCTGGAGCCTTCCTGTCCTCCCCTCACCTGTCATGGTTCCCCCATCTCTGCCCAACACCCAGGGTAGGGGACATACCAGACTCACGCCTCTCTTGGTAAGGAACTGCCCTAGTCTCTTGGCGCGTCCCCCGAAGAACTTGCCCAGGGCACTGATCCACGTCAGGCAGAGCGGCACCCCGAAAAGACCGTAGAAGACACAGAAGAGGCGACCAGCAGGGGTCTTGGGAGCCACATTGCCATATCCTGAGGAAGGAGAGAGTGAGGCCAAGAACAGGAGGGGTGGTTGAACCACTGGGCCTTgcttccaacacacacacagcccattCTCTAAGATAAACTGATACTGATCTATTATCAGTACTTAAGTAATGACATTTCCCTTGATCATACTCTGATCATGATCATTGATAAAGCAATTATGATGACATGAGCTGTATCTCCTCCATCATACAAGgagctccctgaaggcagggaCCAAGCCTGGTCAACAGGTCTTCCATTAGTCCATATGGTACCATTGTGCAAGTTACAAGACATGCTGTCTGTGTAGATTCCCCAGAAGCACTGTGGTAGATGGTCTCCAAAGATAGCCATCCTCAATTCCCTCCCTTCTTATGCAACTGCTCACACCAACGTGTTGTCTAATCCTCTTCCCTTGGAATCTGAGCTTTAGTGGCTTCACAACAGAAGCAGTCTAGGCAGCGGAAGTGACGCTGGACAGGTAAGGTCTAAGCAGCCTGCTGCTTTTCGCCTTGGTTCCCACATGCAGGTAGAAAACACATGCAGAGGCCTTGTGTTTTCATCCCCAGCTGAGCTCCCAGCCCACAGCCAGCATCAGCTGTCaaacctgtgatgggaggagccaTCTGGGCCATCAGATGAGTTTGGCTTTCGGAAGACTCCAGCCCAGCCATTGTTTGACTGCCACTGCATTGGGAGCCCAAGCAAGAACCGGCCAGCTGAGCCCAGTCAAGCTCACAGAATGGTGAAAGAGAAGAAGCTGCATTTTGAGCCAAACTTCTGGACTGGTTGGCTATGCAGCCTGAGAACTGAAACAGACACCCAGCTTAGTAAGTAGTCATGATCTGGGTTTCTGCAATGAGCAATCTGGTGAATCTCTTGCATGGCTCTGGCCATGAGGCTGTGTCGCTGTTTCTGCTCAAAGAGCCCAGGTCGAGACTCATGGAAACCTTCCCAGGCATGATCAGCGCAAGGACTTACTAAATCCCTAAGAAAGTATCAAAAGAATAGCCTGCAACTGGCCTGATTATAGCCCCAATAGGGCTGAGTGACCAGAGTTGGGTTTCTAGAAAGGTTCTGAGGAGCTAGGACATGGATGTATGTGTCCTACAGGTCCCAGAAGACTTACCAATGGTGGTGATGACAGTCGCTGCAAAAATCATTGCATTGGGCCAGTTCCAGTTGTTGAAGGTCTGGTTCCCTGTGATGGCCACACCCTGTCCTGCAGCATCAGATACCACCTAAAATGAGAAACACTAAAGGTCAGAGCTGAAGCCACACTTAACAGATGCTGACTGACAGAACTGCACTAAACTCCTTGTAAGcattctcatttaatcatcacaataagAAGGTGGCAGTGtctccatgttacagatgaaaCATTGTATAGAGGATCAGAGAGGTTACCTGATTTGCCCAAGGTAAAGATATGAACCCAGGTAATCTGGCTCCAGAGTTCATTCTTTCACTGAGTCAATGATTCTCCAACTTACTAGAATGCACCAGGATCACCTGGAAATCTTGTTCAACAGACTGCTGGCCCCTACTACCCCGAGTTTCTTATTTAGGAGGTCAAGAAGGAACACTTCTAAACACGTtctgagaaccactgcactaGATTATtctgcctctcaaaaaaaagcatATGTGAGGCAGACACACACAAGGAGGTCCCCTGTGCCCCACCCAGCCCTCCATGGAGGGTGTTCTATCTGCAGAGACCAGGTCCTTGTTTGGGGTTGGCTGGGGAGGGGCCTCCCATATACCCTTCAGCTCACTGTAGGATACCTGCTGAGGTCAGCTCAGTGCCCTGTTGACTTGTCCTCAGAGGGCATGCAAATCAGCAGGTCCTCCTTTCCGCCAGCCTAGGACTCTACCCTCTTCCCTACGGGCTctcacttccctcccttccctgtggCCCTTTCTCTCTCTACCCTGGGCTGAGCAACTCTCTGGGAAGGGACAGATCAGAAGGTGAGTACATTTCAGGGTGACTCATAATTGTGCTATCAATCCCCAAAGAGCTTCCAGTAACTGTGGATAGCAAGTGAGAGGCCACCTAGGGATGGGATGTTCCCCTGGAGACTGCAGGGGGCGGTGGGGCAGAGGTGTGGGGAACTTATCTACTCCTGCAATACTGACAGCAGCAAACCTGTTTCCATCTGACGAGGCCCTAACTCTGCCATCACCACTGGCCTCAACCTATCTATGGGGCTTTATCAGCTGGCAGGGCCTGGACTCCAGAAGCCGCCTAAGAAGAGGCTCTAAATCTGGGGCTCCGTGGGGCTCAGGCCCCCCCACGGAAGGGCTGAAGATGGGTAGGCCATCCAGACCAGAAGCTAGGCATTCAGCCAAATTCCCTATAAAAACCAAGGActgagaaagaagagacagaagagTGAGGGATAGAaacagagggagacagaaaaacCTTGTTTCTAACCTACCCAGGGCATGATTGAGGTTTGGTGGGAAAAAAGGGTATGGGTGGGTTGTTCTGAAGGAATGTGCAATTTGCAGAGCAGCAGCTGGCCTGTGTAAGCGGATCTGCACACTCTGCAAAGAATGTTCCATGACGGCATGTTTGTCTGTCAGACCATCAAACCACACTGCTCACTGCCCTGCCTCCTCTGGCATTTCATAGCATCTCCAAGGCTGGGAAGGCTGTGCAGCATCAAAGTGGAAAGTGGGGACCATCGCATCCAACTCTGGCCAAGGCAGCCCCTACCCTCAGAGAGCTCTCTGTCTAGCTGGCCAGACCATTTCAATGTGAAATGGCTAAAGGACATTCAGATACTAACAGGCCAAAAGCAGAGCTAAAACAAATACTAAGGACCATCCAATGGGTTTCCGAAAACATCAAATCTGTTTGGAGCAAGAGAATGAGGAAGTACCAGGGTCACGTTAATGTTAAACAGATGACAGAGAAAGCGGAATCACTCAGCTCTCCTTTGGCATCTACCTTTGTTATCTCAGATATCGATCTTCAACGGGACTGGCCTACAAGAAAAGAGTATATAAGAACGTACAAGAACATCTTGAAATGATAATTGAATCACTGACCAAAGGTGAGTCTGCAGCACCACCTCTGGTCATCCCCTATGGGATCATAGGGAACAGGAAAGATGTTGGAAGACAAGCTGTTCCCATttttcacaaaaaggaaaaaggtggattctagaaattcagaaaacaaaccTGAGCTCTTGCAAACCTCAAAATGGGGAGAGGAAAATGTCTGGAACATGCAGAAGAGGAAGTGGTGGGCACTAGAAACTAGCACAGATTCACCCAGAACAAGTCATGCTCAGCTAAGTGCATCTCTTTTTCAAAGGGGTTGCAAAGCCTTGAAGTTCTGTGGAATGGAATCCATCTAGATATCAGCAAGGCGGCTAACAGATGGGCTTAAAGAAACTCATGTGGACAAGACACAGCAATGTCAGTGGAGCCAGGATTAATTGGGTCCATTCAAAGGCAGACAAACAACCCCGGGAGGTATTGATCATTATCAACCCAGACTGTCTCCACCATCATGCTTAAGGCCTGGCTTTCTTCAATGTTTTAAACCACAGCACAATGAGGACAGAGATGGCTTACCAATCCAATGTGCCGTGGATGCAAAATTGGGGATAAGGATGGGATGGGAAGATAGCTAACACACAGCAATGGCAGTATCAAGATTCAAAATCATCTGGCTGGATATAGCGGCCAAAATCAACAACATACAAGTATCTGCTTAAATGTTTAAGTCTTATACTTTGGATTGGAAAAGACTGGTAAAGGATTGAAGGGAAAAGTCCCTGGATATTAGCTGACCATGAATCAACAAACACTAGGATGGCTGTCACAAGAAAAGTAAATGCAATCTCAGGCTATGTCAACTCCAGGTCTATCCAGGGCTGGGAGGTAACAAGCCCACTGTTCCTTGCAGGGTCAGGCCACATATGGGGCACCTTGTTTCATTCTGGGTGTCAGACTTCACATGATATGCTATCCAACAGGCCAAAAGTCTAAGGGGAGATGGGGTGGCTGTTTTGGATAATGAGTCTACAAAGGGCTACTCCTTGTAGTAATCAATTTCTGATAATGCAAATTATTTAGACCGGGGTAGCCAGCATCCATCAAGAGTGTTGTGGAAGGTATGTCTGGAACAGGGGTTCTCCACTGGGGTGGTAGTGCCTTTTGGAAGTGTCTGGAAATGCTAAGGAGGAATGTtgcatgtgtcaggcactgttctaggcagtGAGGATACTGCAGTGAATGGACAGAATATCAGACCTCCTCATATGTTTATTCTAATGGGTGATCGGAGATGCTCTGGCTCTACCCAAGTGCTAGTGGAGAGAAGTGGTACTAGGGCTGCTGTATGTCAGACACTCCTCGCCGGGGCTTTTACACACGTTACCTAACTGGCTCTTCCTGTCATTCTGCCAGGCATCACTTGGCAGAAGAGGAAAGCCGGGCTCAGGGCGCTGAGGTCTGGATGTGAATCTGGGGTGCCAGCTCCCTATTCCCACCATGTGTATCTGTGGATACCTCAGGGATCATGGTTGGGATTATGCAGGAAGAGGGGGGGCTTTAATTGGTCTTCCAGAACAGAAAAGCTGACCCAGGACTGAGGCCATCACTGGGTTAGGGGGGAGGGACGTAGGAGAGCCAGGTAAACACCCTGTCAGACAAGGCGTCCCGTCCTCGGGGTTAGGGAAACAGCTTTCGCGGGAGGAGGTGGCCCCTGTTCACTGGCTGGATTCTTTAACTTGGCTCCCAAATTCACACGagacaatattttcattttccatacAAGCCTGGAGAGTGACGGGAAAAGGGGAGCCTGCACACAGCCCAGGCCCAGCTCTTGTTTGGGAACGGAGTAGAGTTCCCTGCCTCTGTCACCGTCATAAAGCAGCTGTGATTTACGGAGGGCTTCCTACGTGTCAAGAGTTGGGCTCAGCATTTTATGTGCCTTTAGCTCATTCAGTGAGGACAGAATCCTCCTGGGAAGATACTATAATTTTTTCCACTTTGCAACTGAGGATTTGAGGCTTAGAGGGGTTAAGAAAGTGCTCAAAACAATGAAGCCAGGACTAGAACCCAGGCCCATCTGGGTCCTAACTGCTGTTCTCCTATCTCCTGTCCCCATCAAGGCCACAGGAAAAAGGCCTGTGCATACTTCCACCCCCTTCCCACCAGCTGAAAAAACAGTCCCCTAAAACCAGTTCAGCCACTCTGACCAGCCCTCATTCTGTTGCTCCAGCGAGGAAACAGCCATGTGTGCCCTTGCCCAGAGCTTCAGACGGCCAGCTGCCCCAACCCTACCTTCCCAGGCGCTCGCTGTGCTGACTGAGTAATCTGGATTCCTAGACATCCCCTCATCTCCCAAGGATCTGAGGCTTCCCTGGGCAGTGGTGGGGCTTCCCCTTCCTGGAGAGAGGGATCTAGACTGGGGCTGTGGGACATGCTGCCCACCTTCAGACATGGGCAGGTAGGGCAAGGTGGGCGCTTCCCCTTTACGGGGTGGGGTAAGGGAAACCAAAGTCCAGATGTTAGCCTGTTGGGATCACAGCTATCTGGCACCCATAGACCTACTCCGGGCCCTGCCTCCAGCTCTGCAGCCAACATCACTTTAGGATCACAGGATTCTTTCTTGCTCTGCAGGATGCAGCCTTAACAATCTTCCTCAATTCCAGCCTCTGCTAGACTCCTGGACTGTCAGTGGTTCATGGGTTCATGGGCCAACCCTCCTTTACCATTCCCAGCTGcatcaattcttttttcttttcccttctttttttccttttttttttttttttttttttttttgcgatagagtctcactctgtcacccaggctggagtgcagtggtacaatctcagctcactgcaacctcagcctcctgggttcaagcgattctcctgcctcagtatcccaagtagctgggactataggcacgtgccaccacgcccagctaattttgtatttttagtagagacgaggtttctccatgttggtcaggctggtccaaactcctgacctcaggtgatccacccgcctccgcctcccaaagtgctgggattacaaggcatgagccaccgcgcccggccatcaatTCTTAATTCACTGTGTCAAAGCTCACTTGCCCCTCTGGAGGGACAGTAAAATCAGGCCCTGGAAAGGAAAATAGAGCTGATCTCCTTACATGCACGGTGGTTGGCAGTACAGGAAGAAACCTATCATTCCTCTTACCTCCCCTCCCAGCCACCTTGTAAGGGATGTGGGCATGGCTTATTCATtcttatttcataaataatacaTTGATATTTAAGCACTTATGAAGACAGGCACCTAAATCTAAGCACTTCACTTATCTCACAAAATGTCAATACCCTCTAAAGTAGATACTATTTCTACCCCCATCGTACAGACGAGGAAACAGAagcatttgcccaaggtcacagagctagttaGTCGTGGAGCTGGGAGGAGGGCCCAGATGGCTCCTAACCTCTGCACTATCTAGAGATGGGGGAAAAGGCACGCAGGTGGGCTTCTAGGTACAAGTGAAATGGCCTACCAGGCAATATCCACAGACATGCAGACTCCCCTAGAGTGTCAGCTTCGTGGGGACAGggccttttatttgttttgtgttcCACTGATGTATTCCCCAAACTCAGAACACTGCCTAGCACACAGCagctattcaacaaatatttattgaatgagtgaataaatacatttaaataaataagggtATATTCCCTGGCCTCAACTCACTTGTCCTCTAGTGCCCCTCCAGCCCCAACCACTTCCAGCATCATTCTGCAGTTGGCTTTTAACTAAATTCATCAGTTAAACAAGGTGGAGGCCTGAAGAGCAAGAGGGCAGGAAGAAGAGGCACAGACCCCAGCAGTGGCGGGGCTCACAGGGCTGCTGAAACCACCAGCATCCAACTGGTCTTGGGTTGAAGAGGCGGGGGCCACCAGGCtgagaggagagggcagggggccaggagctggggaagggGCAAGGTGAGGGAGGCAGACAAGAGCCCAGAGGAGAGAGTTCAACATGGGAGAGTAATCAGCAGTGGAGGGGGAGAGGTCCCTCAGGTGGCTGGGACTGTCCTTCCTACAGGGAGGAAACTCCCTCGGAAAACTCCCTCGGGAAACTCCACGAGGGCAGTGGATGTACCGAGAGCAGGCAAAGGAACGGAAGAGTCAGTAGAAATTGCACATCTACTTCCAGCTAAAACCTGCCAGATGGGAGCAGGttttcagcagaaacctctgGCTTCTGACTTTCACAGGCCTGGGAGCCCTGTCCTCACCAGGAGGAACAAAGAAAACAAGGCCGGTGACCCTGCCCGCATTGTTCTCAGGCTGACCACTTTCCTTACTGAATCCCGAAGCCCCTCCTCTCTGAGGGCACTCAATCAATCCCACTGGCAGCAGGGCCGCTGCAGCTCAGGCTGAGCTCTATCTAGGAAGCCACGGGGCCATCTTTCAAATGCAGACCTATGCTCATGGAAAAGGTGGAACCAACCTGGATTTGAATCAGAGGGGTCTCTCGATGGCTGGCAACAAACCTCTGGGTAAATAACTTAGCTTCTCAGCCTTACTTCCTCTGTCTGCAAAATAACACCTACTCTGCACATATGAAAAGCACCTAGGACGCAGTAAGCACTGGATAAATGTATCTGCAGTCAATATTGTGATTCACATGTGTGTCCGTCAGGAACAAGACCCTGCAGAGATCTGAGACCCAGGAGCAAAGCTGCTCACCCCCAAAGCTGAAGCAGAGGGGCTGGCGTGTCCCGGACAAGCGGTAGAGAAGGACTAGGGGTTTCAAGTCTTGTGCCTGGAAGACAGGAAAGGGTGAGAACACTGTCCCTAACCTTCTTCACAACTGCCACCTCTTCCCATTTCCCCATTTTAACAGAGAAAACTGTCGATTTTCAGCCTGATCCTCCTCAGGCCACATGGAGGAAGGGACTGTGGCTCCAGAGATATTCCCTGGCCACCTGATGGCTGGCAGTCAGGGGCAGAGGGAAACGGGCAAGCCCAAGatgccccaccccatccctcaGAAGTCCCATCTCTCCTGGCCTCTGCCCCCCAGAGGCTCACAGTCACCCTGGCCAGTTTCCCGTCCAACCAAGCAAGTTGGGCAGGACTGCTGAGGGAAAGAAATGCCACCATTGGTCCCATCCTGTCTTCACCGCTTCCCCGCCATCACCCCTGGCAGCCGCCAGGTACCTCCCCAggtgaggctgaggccaggacGTGTTAGACGGCAGCTTCTCTGAACTCTAGTCCAgctccctcccagcccccacccagtGTGACCATGAAGCAAGACATGGGCCGTGGCTCGCAGTACAGGCTGCTCAGCGGATCCCCTTGGAGGTTAAATAAATGCTATGCCTGGTTCCCGGCCACAGATAGTCTGTTGACCTGGCACGGCTTTTAAAAAGCTCCAGAAGTTGATTCTAATATGCGGGGCTACCCTAGTGGAGGCTGACGGGGGAGGGAGGCTCAGGCCTTCTCCATCTTCCTGTCTAAAATGGAGTATGCAGGGCAGAGAGAAGGAATTCTTGGTATTTTCCTCACTGCCTCTCGCCCCGGGTCAGGTGACCAGGGTGTGGCTCGGAGGGCAGCTGTAGTTTACAAGCAAGGTATTGGCAAGGGCCCAGTGGTGCCACCCTGATACCTGCACCAGCAGCCAGTCCAGCTCGCCTGAGCTTTGTCTCTCCCAGGGAAGGAGCAGATACTGGTCCAAAGGCAGCAGGGCCACACCCGTCTCCTCGAAGACCAGAGCTGGGCTGTTGCAGAGCGGACTTTGTTAACTTGTGGTTGCTTATCTGTTTTCTCAGATTTGCTCTGATATCTGTCTGGAGTATCGATCACATTTGAGAAGAAGGCAGGCAGGCCAAATCAATGGCTGGCGGCTTTGGTGTGCTAGGACGTCGGCACAGGGCCTAAGGACCCAGGCTCGGCTCAGCTCTGCCAGTACCATCTTGAGATCCTCCAAGAATCTTTTATTGCTTTGCCTGCCCACTTCCCCATAAAATGAGGAGGTTGGACTATGACTACTGGAGTCCCCCTGCCTGGTCAGGTGATACCTCCCCTACCTCCTCCCTCCAAGTACATTCAA
This genomic window from Chlorocebus sabaeus isolate Y175 chromosome 17, mChlSab1.0.hap1, whole genome shotgun sequence contains:
- the KCNK5 gene encoding potassium channel subfamily K member 5; this translates as MVDRGPLLTSAIIFYLAIGAAIFEVLEEPHWKEAKKNYYTQKLHLLKEFPCLGQEGLDKILEVVSDAAGQGVAITGNQTFNNWNWPNAMIFAATVITTIGYGNVAPKTPAGRLFCVFYGLFGVPLCLTWISALGKFFGGRAKRLGQFLTKRGVSLRKAQITCTVIFIVWGVLVHLVIPPFVFMVTEGWNYIEGLYYSFITISTIGFGDFVAGVNPSANYHALYRYFVELWIYLGLAWLSLFVNWKVSMFVEVHKAIKKRRRRRKESFESSPHSRKALQVKGSTASKDVNIFSFLSKKEETYNDLIKQIGKKAMKTSGGGETGPGPGLGPQGGGLPALPPSLAPLVVYSKNRVPTLEEVSQTLRSKGHISRPPDEEAVARAPEDSSPAPEVFMNQLDRISEECELWDAQDYHPLIFQDASITFVNAEAGLSDEETSKSSLEDNLAGEESPQQGAEAKAPLNMGEFPSSDESTFTSTESELSVPYEQLMNEYNKANSPKGT